CCCAAGGACCCCGACGCCTCGGCCCGCGCGCTGCGGGCGGCACTGCGCGAGCGGCACGGTCTCGACGTGGCCGTGGTCGTCTCCGACACGATGGGCCGGCCGTGGCGCAACGGGCTCACCGACGTCGCGCTCGGCGCCGCCGGGATCGCGCCGGTCCGCGACCACCGCGGCGAGACCGATCCGTACGGCAACGAGCTGCACATCACCCAGATGGCCGTGATCGACGAGCTGGCCGCCGCGAGCGAGCTGGTCAAGGGCAAGACCGACCAGGTTCCGGTCGCGGTCGTGCGCGGCTATCTGTCCCGGCCCGGTGACGACGGCCCGGGCGCGGTGACGCTTGTCCGCGAGGCCGCGTCCGACATGTTCTCGCTCGGCACGGCCGAGGCCCGCGCGGCGGGCCTCCACGAGGCCGCGCTCCTCCCGCTCCGCCCGCCGCCGGCCGGCGAGCCCGCGGATCCGGCCGCGGTGGAACGGGCGATCGCCGCGGTGGCCGGCGCCATCGCCCCTGGCACGCTTTTCACCCACATTCCAGACGAAGGGGTACGGGCTACCCCGCCCCAGTCCTCGGACGCCGCAGCCCTGGTGCGCTTCGGCACCGACCTGCACCGCCTGCGCGCCGCTTTGGCGGCCGAGGGCGCGGGCACCGTGCCCGTGCTTCCGGACCTGCCGGCCTGATCTTCCCGGCTCTTCCCCGCGGGGGTCCCGCGAGTTTCGACGTCGTCTGCCACGTGTACCGGAACTGTATTGACATGTTTCGGTCTGTCGGTCGAAACTTGTCGATGTCGGCATCGGTGATCTTCAATCGCGAAGCCGCGCCCACCACCCCACCCGGGAAGGAGAGCCCAAGTGTCCATCAGCTCGGGCCGCTCTAAGTTCCGATCGACGGTCATCGTGTTGGCAGTAGCGGTGCTCGCGGTCACCGGAACCGTAGCCGTGTTAACCAGGACCACTCCAGCGTTCGCCGCGGTCGGCGTCGAAGACGACGGTGCCGACTGCCCGGTGGCCAACAACCCCTCGACGTCCAGTGCGAGGCTGCCCGACCCGTTCCGAAAGATTGACGGTAGTCGCGTAACCACGAAGGCCGATTGGCGGTGCCGCCGGGCCGAGATCCGGGAGATGGCCGAGCGGACGGTTTATGGACAGAAGCCGCCAAAGCCGGCAACTGTCACCGGCTCCGTCTCGACCAGCAGCATCACCGTCAACGTCTCCGACCAAGGCCGCAGCGCGAGCTTCTCGGCGAGCGTCCAGCTGCCGACGACCGGCTCCGCGCCGTACCCCGCGGTCTTCGTCGTCGGCGGGTTCGGCGCCGACACCGCGACCATCCGCAGCTCCGGCGCGGCGGTCATCAGCTACGACCCGCTCGCGGTCGGCCGGGAGGGCACCCCGCGCAACAACAAGCAGGGTGCGTTCTACAGCATCTACGGCGCGTCGAGCAGCACCGGCATCCTGATGGCCTGGGCCTGGGGCGTGAGCCGTCTGATCGACGTCATCGAGTCCTCCGGCAGCAGCATCTTCCGGGCCGACGGGCTGGGCGTCACGGGCTGCTCCCGGTACGGCAAGGGCGCCTTCACGATCGGCGTCTTCGACCAGCGGATCGCGCTGACAATGCCGATCGAGTCCGGCAGCGGCGGCGCGCCCATCTTCCGCGGCATTCCGGGCGAGTCCGGCTCGCAGCCGCTGAGCAGTGCGTACAGCGAGCAGCCGTGGCTCGGTGACGCGTTCAGCTCGTACACCGGCAACCCCAACTCGCTGCCGGTGGACACCCACGAGATGGTCGGCATGATCGCGCCACGCGGCCTGCTGCTCATGGAAAACCCGCACATCGACTGGCTGGCCGCCCGCTCCGGCAGCAACGCGGCTCTCGCCGGCGCCGAGATCTACAAGGCGCTCGGCGTGGGAGGCAACATCACGTACTGGTCCGACGTGTCGGACGGTACGCACTGCGCCAGCCGCACCGAGTGGCGTACCCCGATCCAGCAGTTCATCCAGAAGTTCCTGCTGAAGACGGGCAGCGCGACCGGCACGATCCGGATCTCCAGCCGCAAGCAGGGCAACCTCGCCGAGTGGCGGGACTGGACGACGCCGACCCTGTCGGACGGCCCGACCACGCCTCCGCCGACCACCCCGCCTCCGCCCACCACGCCTCCGCCGACCACCCCGCCGCCCACGACACCTCCGCCGACGACCCCACCGCCCACCACGCCTCCGCCGACGACCCCGCCGCCGACCGGTAACGGCTGCACGGCGACCGTCTCGCTGAACCAGTGGACGGGTGGCTTCGTCGCCACGGTACGGGTGACGGCCGGCTCCGCCGCGATCAACGGCTGGACGGTCTCGGCGACGCTTCCGTCGGGTGCGAGCGTCACCAACCACTGGAACTCGAACCGCACCGGCACCAGCGGCGCGGTGCAGTTCACGAACGTCAGCTACAACGGCTCGATCGGTGCCGGACAGTCGACCGAGTTCGGCTTCCAAGGCACCGGCACGGGCACGGGCATGACCCCGACCTGCACCGCCAGGTAGCACTTTTCACCGCCTGGGTCCCGCGTTCCGCGCGCGGGACCCAGGTTCATCTCAGCCCAGCCAGACCGCGACGCGGTGGTCCTCGTCGGTCACGTAGACCCGCTGGCCACCGTGGACCGCCAGTCCCTCGACGTTGTGAAAAGGCGCCAGGTCTTCGAGCAGCTCGGCCGGCACCCGGGTCGCGCCGTCCGCGGTGGGCAGGCGGAAGCGGATGTGCCGGCTGGTCACTTCGCCGCCCTCGGGGTGGTCGTCGAGCAGCACCGAGCCCTTGCCCAGCGCGTCGATCGAGCCGACCACCGCCTCGTACGACCCGTCGCCCACCGCCGTCAGCGCCCGGAACCCGACCAGCGCGCCGGGCGGTGTCACGCCGGTCAGCGCGTACGCACCGACGACCTCGGGCCAGGTCTGCGCGTCAACTCCAACTGGTCCGGCTCCTCGCCTGGCGGGCCCGCCAGGCGAGGAGCCGGACCCGAAAACGCTGTCGAACATGCCCTCGACGCCGGCCACCTCGACCAGCACCGGCTCGCCCTTCTCGGTCACCGGGAAGCGCAGCCCGAGCAGCAGCGTCCCGGACGGCGTGAAGGCGGCCGCCTCGACATTGAGTGGCAGGTCACCCGGGGCGAGGCGGGTCGCCCAGCTCTTCTCCCGCGCGGTACCCCGGTTGATGGTCTCCACGATGAACCTCGCCTGCACCCGGTTGCCCGGCGGCAGCGGCGTGATGTCGGCGTCCCGCAGCGCGTCGTTGACCAGCCGGTGCAGCCGGAACTGGTTGCGCACGATCTGCAGGGACGCCGCGCCGGGGCGGCCCGCGTCCGCCTCCCGGAAGCGCGCGAAGAACGCACGCTTCGGGCGCAGCGGTCCGCCCTTCGAGCCGAAGTGCGAGCCGAGCACGTAGATCCACTCACCCCAGCGGGCGAGCGCCTCGCCGTCTTCCGTGCGGCCGGTCTCCATGCCGGCGTCGAACGCGGCGTGGTGGGCGGTCCAGACGCCGTCCGGGCGCTCCAGCAGCAACGCGAGGCACTGCTCGACGGTGCCCTCGTCGAGCACCGTCCAGAACGCCCGCCGCGCGCCGTGCGCCGCCAGCACCTCGGGCGCGAACACGGGCAGCAGGTCGCTCGCCTCGTTGCACCCGACGGCGAGCTCCACCGAGGTCAAGGTCATTTGTTAAACGTAGCTGTCATCGCCACGCCGCTTCAGGTCGTCCACCAGCTTCTTCACATCCTGGGCACGGTCCCGCGGGCAGACGAGCACGGCGTCGTCGGTGTCCACGACGATCAGGTCACGTACGCCGAGCGCGGCGACCAGCCGGCCCGACCCCGGCACGACCACTAGCCCGCTGGAGTCGCGCAGCAGTACCCCCGGCTTGTCGTCGGTCGTCCCGGCCCCCACCACGACGTTGCCGGCGGGATCGGCGGGGAGCACGTCGCCGAGCGTGTGGAAGTCGCCGATGTCGTTCCAACCGAAGTCGCCGGGCACGGTGCCGACAAGTCCGGCGGCCGCCGCCCCCTCCATCACCGCGTAGTCGACGGAGATCTTCGGCAACGTCGGCCATACCTCGGCGAGCACCTCCTCGCGGGCGGGTGAGTCCCAGGCGTCCGCGATGCGCCGCAGCCCCTCGTGCATCTCCGGCTGCTGGCGGGCCAGCTCGGCGAGGAACCTGTCGACCCGCCACACGAACATGCTCGCGTTCCAGAAGTAGCGGCCGGACTCCACATAGGAGACGGCCACGTCGTACGCCGGCTTCTCCTTGAACTCCTCCACCACCCGGATCTCGCCGCCGCCGATGCCGCCGCCGCACTGCAGGTACCCGTAGCCGGTCTCCGGGCGGGTGGGCTTGATCCCGACGGTCATCAGCAGGCCCTGCTCGGCGCCCTCCACGGCGCGGCGGACCGTCGCCACGTACCCGTCCGGGTCGGCGATCAGGTGGTCGGCCGCGAACGAACCCATCACCGCGTCCGGGTCGCGCCGCGCGATGACGGCGGCGGCCAGGGCGATCGCCGCGCAGGAGTCCCGCGGAGAGGGCTCGACAAGGATGTTTTCCTCGGGCACCCGGGTGAGCTGCCGGGCGACCGCCGCCGCGTGGGACAGCCCGGTCACCACCAGCGTCCGCTCAGGGGTGGTCAGCGGCGCCAGCCGCTGCACGGTCGCCTGCAGGAGCGAGGCGTCGGTGCCGGTGAGCGGATGCAAAAACTTGGGATGACCGGCTCGGGACAGCGGCCACAAACGCGTGCCGCTACCACCCGCCGGAATAACGGCGAAGAGCATCAGCCCATCATGCCCGCCGGGGAAAGCCCTGATCGGTCAGGCCGCCGCGCGGCTCCAGGCGGCGACGTGCACCTCGGCGCTCGACTCCCAGGTGAACTCCTTGGCCCGGTCGAAACCGGCCTTGGCCAGCGCCAGCCGCCGGGCCTCGTCGTCGAGCAGCGCGGCGAGGTCGGCCGCGATCTGGGCCGGGTCCTCGCTCGTGTACGCCACGGCGTCGCCGCCCACCTCGGGCAGCGACAGGCGCGGCGTGGTCAGCACGGGCGTCGCGCAGGCCATCGCCTCCAGGATCGGCAGGCCGAACCCCTCGCCGTACGACGGGTAGGCCGCGACAAGCGCGCCGCCGAGGAAGCCGGGCAGGTCGGCGTAGCGCAGGTAACCGGGGCGGAGCAGGCGGAGGTGGGCCGGCACGTCGGCGACCGCGCGGTCGATGTCGTCGTCGTGCCCCTGCCCCCGGCGATCACCAGAGCGGGCGGATCGGTGCGGTCGCCCACCGCCTCCGCCCAGCCGCGGATCAGGTTCGGCACGTTTTTCCGGGGCTCCTTGGCGCCGAGGAACGCCACGTAGTCACTGCCGCCGAGGCCGAGGCGGGCGCGGACCCGGGCCTTCTCCTCGTCGGTCGGCGGGTGGAACGCGGCGTGGTCGACACCGTGGTACGCCACGTCGATCCGGGTCGGGTCGGCGTCGAGCAGCCGGATCAGCTCGTCGCGGGTCGCCTTGCTCGGCACGATCACCCGCTCGGCCCTGCGGAGGGCAGTCTTGATCGCGCTGCGGAAGAACGTGCGGCGGGACTTGTCGTAGTGCTCGGGCTCGGTGAAGAACGTCGCGTCGTGGACCGTCACCGTCACCGGGCAGCCGGCGCGCAGCGGGCACGTGTAGAACGGCGAGTGCAGCACCTCGGCGCCGACCTGCTG
The window above is part of the Phytohabitans houttuyneae genome. Proteins encoded here:
- a CDS encoding coenzyme F420-0:L-glutamate ligase, with protein sequence MKLEIFPVTGIGDVSPGDDLAALIAAAAPWLRDGDVLVVTSKIVSKAEGQLVDVPAEGPERAAARDEVLAAESARKVATRGQTRIVQTHHGFVMASAGIDASNVDRTRLVLLPKDPDASARALRAALRERHGLDVAVVVSDTMGRPWRNGLTDVALGAAGIAPVRDHRGETDPYGNELHITQMAVIDELAAASELVKGKTDQVPVAVVRGYLSRPGDDGPGAVTLVREAASDMFSLGTAEARAAGLHEAALLPLRPPPAGEPADPAAVERAIAAVAGAIAPGTLFTHIPDEGVRATPPQSSDAAALVRFGTDLHRLRAALAAEGAGTVPVLPDLPA
- a CDS encoding mannose-1-phosphate guanylyltransferase; amino-acid sequence: MLFAVIPAGGSGTRLWPLSRAGHPKFLHPLTGTDASLLQATVQRLAPLTTPERTLVVTGLSHAAAVARQLTRVPEENILVEPSPRDSCAAIALAAAVIARRDPDAVMGSFAADHLIADPDGYVATVRRAVEGAEQGLLMTVGIKPTRPETGYGYLQCGGGIGGGEIRVVEEFKEKPAYDVAVSYVESGRYFWNASMFVWRVDRFLAELARQQPEMHEGLRRIADAWDSPAREEVLAEVWPTLPKISVDYAVMEGAAAAGLVGTVPGDFGWNDIGDFHTLGDVLPADPAGNVVVGAGTTDDKPGVLLRDSSGLVVVPGSGRLVAALGVRDLIVVDTDDAVLVCPRDRAQDVKKLVDDLKRRGDDSYV
- a CDS encoding glucuronyl esterase domain-containing protein produces the protein MAERTVYGQKPPKPATVTGSVSTSSITVNVSDQGRSASFSASVQLPTTGSAPYPAVFVVGGFGADTATIRSSGAAVISYDPLAVGREGTPRNNKQGAFYSIYGASSSTGILMAWAWGVSRLIDVIESSGSSIFRADGLGVTGCSRYGKGAFTIGVFDQRIALTMPIESGSGGAPIFRGIPGESGSQPLSSAYSEQPWLGDAFSSYTGNPNSLPVDTHEMVGMIAPRGLLLMENPHIDWLAARSGSNAALAGAEIYKALGVGGNITYWSDVSDGTHCASRTEWRTPIQQFIQKFLLKTGSATGTIRISSRKQGNLAEWRDWTTPTLSDGPTTPPPTTPPPPTTPPPTTPPPTTPPPTTPPPTTPPPTTPPPTGNGCTATVSLNQWTGGFVATVRVTAGSAAINGWTVSATLPSGASVTNHWNSNRTGTSGAVQFTNVSYNGSIGAGQSTEFGFQGTGTGTGMTPTCTAR